A region of the Paraburkholderia flava genome:
CCGCAGATCGCATTGCATCTGTCGTATGTCGACGAAGCGCTGCGTCCGACCGGCTGGTTCGTCGGCGATGCGTTCAGTGCTGCGGACATTCAGATGAGCTTTCCGCTGGAAGCGGCGAGCGCACGCGGCGGTATGAACGAGCGCTTTCCCGCAATTGCCGCTTACCTCGCGCGCATTCACGCACGGCCCGCGTATCAGCGCGCGCTAGAACGCGGCGGGCGTTACGACCTGCTCAGCTAGATACTGCGTACTCCACGCTTCATCCGTTTGCGGCGTTCAGCGACGTGCCCGCACGCTCACTCGGCGCCGCCGGTTCGGGCAGCGTGAACAATGACAGGAATCGCTTCGCAGCAGCCTTGCTGCCTTCGATCTTCACGTCGCCAGCGCGTATCGCATCGTCGAGCTTGAGCCCTTCGAGCGCGATGGCAGCGAGCGTGTCCGGATCGCTCTCGATGATCGCATCCGGCTGATCCGCGTTGCCGCGTCCGATCTTCAACTGGCCGGCGGCGATCTTCGCGTCGAAGCGATACGCGCCGAGCCGCAGTTCGTAGCGCGCCTTGAGATCTCCGGCCGCCTCCTTGTCGAACGTCCCCCGAAATGACAGGATCAATGAATCGATGCTGACCGGCAGTTCGCGCGACCATGTCGGCGAACGCGCGCCCCAGCGCCCGAGTTCGATCAGGATCGGCCCGAGCTCGTAACCCCACTCGGTCAGTTCATACACCCACGCAGCAGCCGGCGGCGGTAACTGCCGACGCCGAACCACCGCTGCCAGCTCCAGTTCGTCGAGACGCTGCGTGAGCACATTCGGACTGATGGCCGGCAGGCCCGCCCGCAGATCGGTGAAACGCTTCGGGCCGTGCACCAGTTCGCGCACGACCAGCAGCGCCCAGCGCTCGCCGATCAGATCCAGTGCGTGAGAACTCGCGCAGCCTTCGTTATAGCTTCGTTTGATTGCCATGACCTCGTCGCCGGAAAGTCACAAAAGTGACAGCAGTGTACCCAGTATAGTCGTTCATTCCGGATCAGGAATCTTTAGTTGTATTTTAGGATTAACGAGTGCTAGACTGAAACCTCACCCTACCCCTGAGGAGTTGGTCATGTTGCCTGATCCGTACCTGATGTTCGATGGCACCTGCGCGGAAGCGATGCGCTTTTACGAACGCACGCTTGGCGGCAAGATGAAGGTCATGATGACTCACGAGGATTCGCCGCTCGCGGATCAGATGCCGCGCGAGAACGCTAAGCGCATCATGCACGCGGCGATCGAGTTCGACGGCCGGCTGCTGATGGCCTCCGACACGATGATTGGACATCCGTACGAAGGCATGAAAGGATTCATGCTTGCGCTGAATTTCCCGACCGTCGACGAAGCGCGGCACGTGTTCAACGCATTCGCCGAGGGCGGCACGGTCACGATGCCGATGGACAAGACCTTCTGGGCCGACGCATTCGGCATGGTGGTCGATCGCTTCGGCACGCCGTGGGCGATCAACGGCGTGCCTCATCCTCTATAAACACAACATAACTGCAGGAGCTGCTGCATGACCCACTCCATCGAAGGCCGCAAGCGCTGGCTCGCGCTGATCGTGCTGTGTCTCGGCGTGCTGATGATCGTGCTGGACACGACCATCGTGAACGTCGCGCTGCCGTCGATCGCCGCGGATCTCGGGTTCACCGAGACTTCGCTCGTGTGGGTGGTCAATGCATACATGCTGACGTTCGGCGGCTTCCTGCTGCTCGGCGGCCGGCTCGGCGATCTGTACGGGCACCGCAAGCTGTTTCTCGGCGGCATCGTCGCATTCACGGTCGCGTCGCTCGCCTGCGGGCTGTCGAACTCGCAGGTGCTGCTGGTGTGCGCGCGTGCGGTGCAGGGGCTGGGCGGCGCGGTGGTGTCGGCGGTGGCGCTGTCGCTGATCATGAACCTCTTCACCGAACCCGCCGAACGCGCGAAAGCGATGGGCGTGTACGGGTTCGTGTGCGCGGGCGGCGGCAGCATCGGCGTGCTGCTCGGCGGACTGCTGACCAATCTGCTCAGCTGGCACTGGATCTTCCTCGTCAACCTGCCGATCGGCATCGCGGTGTACGCGCTGTGCATCTCGCTGCTGCCCGATGGCCGCGGTCACGCGGAAGGCGAAAAGCTCGACGTCGCGGGTGCGATCACGGTAACGGCGTCGCTGATGCTCGCGGTCTACGCGATCGTCAACGGCAACGAAGCAGGCTGGCTGTCGGCGCAGACGCTCGGGATGCTCGCGGTCGCACTCGTGCTGTTCGCGGTATTCCTGCGCATCGAGTCGCGCGTGCAGCATCCGTTGATGCCGCTCGGTCTGTTCCGGCTGCGCAACGTCGCGACTGCGAACGTCGTCGCCGTGTTGTGGGCGGCGGCGATGTTCGCGTGGTTCTTCATTTCGGCGCTGTATCTGCAGCGCGTACTCGGCTACCGGCCGATGCAGGTCGGTCTCGCGTTCCTGCCGGCGAACATCATCATGGCCGCGTTCTCGCTCGGTCTGTCGGCGAAGCTCGTGATGCGCTTCGGTATCCGCGCGCCGCTTGCGGGCGGCCTCGCGGTCGCCGCGCTCGGGCTGCTGCTGTTCGCGCGTGCGCCGGTGGATGGCCACTTCGTCGTCGATACGCTGCCCGGC
Encoded here:
- a CDS encoding winged helix-turn-helix transcriptional regulator produces the protein MAIKRSYNEGCASSHALDLIGERWALLVVRELVHGPKRFTDLRAGLPAISPNVLTQRLDELELAAVVRRRQLPPPAAAWVYELTEWGYELGPILIELGRWGARSPTWSRELPVSIDSLILSFRGTFDKEAAGDLKARYELRLGAYRFDAKIAAGQLKIGRGNADQPDAIIESDPDTLAAIALEGLKLDDAIRAGDVKIEGSKAAAKRFLSLFTLPEPAAPSERAGTSLNAANG
- a CDS encoding VOC family protein → MLPDPYLMFDGTCAEAMRFYERTLGGKMKVMMTHEDSPLADQMPRENAKRIMHAAIEFDGRLLMASDTMIGHPYEGMKGFMLALNFPTVDEARHVFNAFAEGGTVTMPMDKTFWADAFGMVVDRFGTPWAINGVPHPL
- a CDS encoding DHA2 family efflux MFS transporter permease subunit, which gives rise to MTHSIEGRKRWLALIVLCLGVLMIVLDTTIVNVALPSIAADLGFTETSLVWVVNAYMLTFGGFLLLGGRLGDLYGHRKLFLGGIVAFTVASLACGLSNSQVLLVCARAVQGLGGAVVSAVALSLIMNLFTEPAERAKAMGVYGFVCAGGGSIGVLLGGLLTNLLSWHWIFLVNLPIGIAVYALCISLLPDGRGHAEGEKLDVAGAITVTASLMLAVYAIVNGNEAGWLSAQTLGMLAVALVLFAVFLRIESRVQHPLMPLGLFRLRNVATANVVAVLWAAAMFAWFFISALYLQRVLGYRPMQVGLAFLPANIIMAAFSLGLSAKLVMRFGIRAPLAGGLAVAALGLLLFARAPVDGHFVVDTLPGMILLGLGAGVAFNPLLLGAMSDVQPNESGLASGMVNTSFMMGGALGLAVLASLADARSSTLAAAHIDEAAALNGGYHVAFIFGAAFAALAALLGGIFMRTGMQTGAHDAPAANAPTATSNVHQRDEAAENS